A genomic window from Planococcus rifietoensis includes:
- a CDS encoding glucose-1-phosphate adenylyltransferase, producing MNEKVVAMLLAGGQGSRLKSLTYDIAKPAIPYGGKYRIIDFPLSNCTNSGITTVGVLTQYQPHALHRYIGLGTPWDLDRHKGGVTMLPPYAEIDGIKWYAGTASAIYQNINFLTSCEPDYVVILSGDHIYKMDYEKLVEYHKEKQADVTVSVLEVPWEEASRFGIVNTDEDMNIVEFDEKPEKPKSNLASMGVYVFDWEKLERYLEEDNNIEESTHDFGKDILPKMLTDQQKMVAYPFKGYWKDVGTVDSLWEANMDLLDPSAGLVLHDPAWRIYSSNPQLPPQVITETGRVQGSMVNEGCVISGTVKHSVIFQNVLIDKEAVVEDSVVMSGTKIGRGAHLSRVIVPPDVTVPENYRLLEPAAGITLLTQDLIDSWKESGQQ from the coding sequence GTGAATGAAAAAGTAGTTGCTATGCTTCTCGCAGGCGGCCAAGGAAGCCGCTTGAAATCATTGACGTACGATATTGCAAAACCCGCCATTCCTTACGGCGGGAAATACAGGATCATCGATTTTCCTTTGTCGAATTGCACCAATTCTGGCATCACGACGGTCGGTGTCTTGACGCAGTATCAGCCCCATGCTCTCCACCGCTATATCGGGCTTGGCACGCCTTGGGATTTGGATCGCCATAAAGGCGGGGTGACCATGCTGCCGCCTTACGCTGAAATCGATGGCATCAAATGGTATGCCGGCACAGCGAGTGCGATTTACCAGAACATCAATTTCCTGACCAGCTGCGAACCCGATTATGTCGTGATTTTATCGGGCGACCATATTTACAAGATGGATTATGAAAAACTCGTGGAATACCATAAGGAAAAACAAGCGGATGTCACCGTTTCTGTGTTGGAAGTGCCATGGGAAGAAGCGAGCCGTTTCGGCATCGTCAACACCGATGAAGACATGAACATCGTCGAGTTCGACGAAAAACCTGAAAAACCGAAAAGCAATCTAGCTTCCATGGGTGTATATGTATTTGATTGGGAAAAACTGGAACGTTATTTAGAAGAAGACAATAATATTGAAGAATCCACACATGACTTCGGAAAAGATATCTTGCCGAAAATGCTCACGGACCAACAAAAAATGGTGGCGTATCCGTTCAAGGGATATTGGAAAGATGTAGGGACGGTCGACAGCCTGTGGGAGGCGAATATGGATTTGCTTGACCCATCAGCAGGGCTCGTGCTGCACGATCCCGCCTGGCGGATTTATTCGTCGAATCCCCAGCTGCCGCCACAAGTCATCACAGAAACTGGGCGTGTGCAAGGTTCGATGGTCAATGAAGGCTGTGTCATTAGCGGGACGGTCAAACACTCGGTCATTTTCCAGAATGTGCTGATCGATAAAGAAGCGGTCGTAGAAGACAGCGTCGTCATGAGCGGCACGAAAATCGGGCGAGGGGCCCATTTGAGCCGGGTCATCGTTCCACCGGACGTGACAGTTCCGGAAAATTACCGGCTGCTCGAACCGGCAGCGGGCATCACGCTATTAACGCAAGACTTAATCGATTCATGGAAGGAGAGTGGGCAGCAATGA
- a CDS encoding sugar phosphate nucleotidyltransferase produces the protein MTLMAAVDASVKVAGLQDLTIHRSVSSIPFAGRYRLIDFALSNLVNADINSVGIFASQPFGSLIDHIGVGKSWDLDRRKEGLFFLPTTHQNGGIATVGSFRDFEEHLQFFEKSRQTHVVVTSSFVAGQLDYKEMLAHHLASGKDITEAVGASGSLKSYILSRRLMLELIRSYREKRILSIEDLVNLKKAPYSYGVYEYKGYFAIIDSIQQYFKESLGLLDENNRRLLFLPQAPIYTKVKDEPPTRYLDGSNVSNSMMANGSTILGNVKNSIISRAVTIGINASLDSCIIMQKCTIEENCELAYVIADKDVYIEKGVKLIGTADRPIVLRKGERVTKEDSQ, from the coding sequence ATGACTTTGATGGCCGCAGTGGACGCATCTGTAAAAGTAGCAGGGCTCCAAGACCTGACCATTCATCGATCGGTCTCCTCGATTCCGTTCGCAGGAAGATATCGCCTAATCGATTTCGCTTTGTCGAATTTGGTGAATGCGGATATCAATTCCGTCGGCATTTTCGCTTCGCAGCCCTTTGGGTCGTTGATTGACCATATCGGCGTCGGGAAAAGCTGGGATCTGGATAGACGTAAAGAAGGCTTGTTCTTCCTTCCGACAACCCATCAAAATGGGGGCATCGCGACAGTCGGTTCATTCCGTGACTTTGAAGAGCATCTCCAATTTTTTGAAAAAAGTCGCCAAACGCACGTGGTGGTCACGAGCAGTTTTGTCGCGGGGCAGTTGGATTATAAAGAAATGCTGGCCCATCACCTGGCATCCGGAAAAGACATCACTGAAGCTGTCGGTGCGAGCGGTTCTTTGAAATCGTATATCCTGTCGCGCAGATTGATGCTTGAATTGATCCGTTCCTATCGGGAAAAGCGCATTCTTAGCATCGAGGATTTAGTGAATTTGAAAAAAGCGCCCTATTCATATGGCGTTTATGAATATAAAGGGTATTTCGCCATCATCGATTCGATTCAGCAATACTTTAAAGAGTCGCTCGGATTATTGGACGAGAACAACCGCAGATTGCTGTTTTTGCCTCAAGCACCGATTTATACGAAAGTGAAAGACGAGCCGCCGACCCGTTATTTGGACGGATCAAACGTATCGAACTCGATGATGGCAAACGGCAGCACGATCCTGGGCAATGTCAAAAACAGCATTATCAGCCGGGCGGTCACCATCGGCATCAATGCGAGTTTGGATAGCTGCATCATTATGCAGAAATGCACAATCGAGGAAAATTGCGAGCTCGCTTATGTCATTGCGGACAAAGATGTCTATATCGAAAAAGGCGTGAAGTTGATCGGTACAGCTGACCGGCCGATTGTCCTTCGAAAAGGCGAACGGGTCACGAAGGAGGATTCTCAATGA
- the glgA gene encoding glycogen synthase GlgA, whose protein sequence is MKIVMAAAECAPFAKAGGLADVIGALPQELARLGHEVQVIIPKYSLIHDRYQEQFQKTEEHSFEFKDKEKNYAIYELNMHGVRFLFLENDSYFERDSIYGPDDAERYAFFSRAVLDFLMRSDTAPDVLHVHDWHTAVLPFLLKEDPQYQQLSGRVKTVLTIHNIQFQGNFPKDVFLEQYRMDEKFYENGQVAWLENFNSLKTGMLYADKLTTVSPNYRDEILTEAYGEHLENLLIERQADLHGILNGIDTEAYNPKTDEHIAQTFSVEDLQGKQANKRAIQKRCGLPEQPDIPLLTMVSRLSGQKGIDVLEQSLPEFLEGDVQFVLLGSGETHFEEFFQRLEVDYAGKVSVHLGFDEAFAHQLYAGADIFLMPSHFEPCGLSQLISMRYGTVPVANRTGGLRDTVDEYNEDDKTGTGFLSDFKAGIHFDEALSRALSFYYKPDHWNALIHNGMARDSSWSRSAKEYEKLYTSLN, encoded by the coding sequence ATGAAGATTGTGATGGCCGCCGCGGAATGCGCCCCTTTTGCTAAAGCAGGGGGCCTGGCTGATGTAATCGGCGCGTTGCCGCAGGAGTTGGCCCGCCTCGGACACGAGGTGCAGGTCATCATCCCGAAATATAGTTTGATCCATGATCGTTACCAGGAGCAATTCCAAAAAACGGAAGAACATTCCTTTGAATTTAAAGACAAAGAGAAAAACTATGCAATCTACGAACTGAATATGCATGGTGTTAGATTCCTGTTTTTGGAAAATGATTCTTATTTTGAACGGGACAGCATTTACGGTCCGGATGATGCCGAACGCTACGCCTTTTTCAGCCGGGCGGTCCTGGATTTCCTGATGCGTTCTGATACGGCTCCGGATGTTCTGCATGTTCATGATTGGCACACCGCTGTTCTGCCATTTTTATTGAAGGAAGATCCGCAATACCAGCAGCTGTCCGGTCGCGTGAAAACCGTCCTGACCATCCACAACATCCAGTTCCAAGGGAATTTTCCGAAAGACGTATTTTTGGAGCAGTACCGGATGGACGAAAAATTTTACGAAAACGGCCAAGTTGCATGGCTCGAAAACTTCAATTCTTTGAAAACCGGTATGTTGTATGCCGATAAATTGACAACTGTCAGTCCGAACTACCGCGATGAAATCTTGACGGAAGCCTACGGGGAACATCTGGAAAACCTGCTTATTGAACGGCAAGCGGATTTGCATGGCATATTGAATGGCATTGATACGGAGGCCTATAACCCGAAAACCGATGAACACATCGCACAGACTTTTAGCGTAGAGGATTTGCAGGGGAAACAGGCGAACAAGCGCGCCATTCAAAAACGCTGCGGTTTGCCGGAACAGCCGGATATTCCCTTATTGACAATGGTGTCGCGGCTTTCGGGGCAGAAAGGGATCGATGTGCTCGAACAAAGCTTGCCTGAATTTTTGGAAGGCGATGTCCAGTTTGTGCTGCTCGGTTCAGGAGAAACGCATTTCGAAGAATTTTTCCAACGCCTTGAAGTGGATTATGCGGGGAAAGTCTCCGTCCACCTTGGTTTCGATGAAGCCTTTGCCCATCAATTATACGCAGGCGCGGATATCTTCCTGATGCCTTCGCATTTTGAACCGTGCGGCTTGAGCCAATTAATTTCCATGCGCTATGGCACGGTTCCGGTTGCGAACCGGACAGGCGGCTTGCGCGATACGGTAGATGAATATAATGAAGACGATAAGACGGGGACGGGCTTCTTAAGCGATTTCAAAGCCGGCATTCATTTCGATGAAGCCTTATCGCGCGCGTTGTCCTTCTACTACAAGCCGGACCATTGGAATGCGTTGATCCATAACGGCATGGCGAGAGATTCGTCATGGTCGCGTTCGGCGAAAGAATACGAGAAATTATATACGAGCTTAAACTGA
- the glgP gene encoding glycogen/starch/alpha-glucan family phosphorylase, which translates to MFYSKEQFKEEFNRRLTVENGDKTEGTAYNVLGKMVCEQVLQEWDKQQTANRDSGDKQLYYLSIEFLLGRLLGQNLHNLGAYNLVEEALGELGYKLSEIEELEQEPGLGNGGLGRLAACFLDSLASLGLPGHGCGIRYRGGLFTQHFIKGFQVELPTDWIKEGQSLEVRREDLALDIPFYGEASMTVEEQGVRTELKNAVWVKAVPYDMPIVGAEGGTINTLRLWEAEPSDRPLPYGLGYLVNELETAKISDRLYPDDALDSGKLLRLKQQYFLCSASIRTILSTRNFAIEELPEKVAIQINDTHPALSVPELMRILMDDYELDWDTAWSLTTRTISYTNHTILEEAMEKWESRLLRQLLPRVYEIIEEIDRRFRAEWESKELDEQAIHKLSIIDGGVVKMAVLAVVGSYKVNGVAKLHTEILKKREMKELNEYFPHKFHNKTNGITHRRWLLAANPELSSLITENIGPDWIQRPEQLSELGYLANSRPFLESFQAIKRLKKEHLIHHLEREHNTIVDPDSIFDIHIKRIHGYKRQLMNILHVQQLYKRIKSDPNYRPYPRTFLFGGKSAPSYHFAKQVIKLINTVAERVNNDPVARRHLHVVFVEDYNVSHAEFLIPAADISEQISTASKEASGTGNMKFMMNGALTLGTYDGANVEIFDAVGEQNAFVFGMSSEEVMRFEHDKSYNPKDIIDQDPSIREAIEELARGEWSDGPHNSDFIVRQLTEHGDPFFVLKDLADYAKTHDRVLDAYEHPVEWASMCVRNIAASGIFSSDRTIQQYSEEVWGLSKVPTN; encoded by the coding sequence GTGTTTTACTCCAAGGAGCAATTCAAGGAAGAATTCAACCGGCGATTAACAGTGGAAAATGGGGATAAAACAGAAGGCACAGCCTATAACGTATTAGGGAAAATGGTTTGTGAACAAGTGTTGCAGGAATGGGACAAGCAGCAAACGGCCAACCGGGATAGCGGCGATAAACAATTGTACTATCTGTCGATCGAATTCCTGCTCGGCCGCTTGCTCGGGCAAAATCTGCACAATTTAGGCGCTTATAACTTAGTAGAAGAAGCGCTCGGCGAACTAGGCTATAAACTATCGGAAATCGAAGAGCTCGAACAGGAACCGGGGCTTGGAAACGGCGGGCTCGGGCGTTTGGCGGCGTGTTTCCTGGATTCACTCGCTTCGCTCGGATTGCCCGGGCATGGCTGCGGGATCCGCTACCGCGGCGGTTTGTTTACACAGCATTTTATCAAAGGCTTCCAAGTGGAATTGCCGACCGACTGGATTAAAGAAGGGCAGAGTCTCGAAGTACGCAGGGAAGATCTTGCGCTCGACATCCCATTTTATGGGGAAGCCAGCATGACTGTCGAAGAGCAAGGCGTCCGTACGGAATTGAAGAATGCGGTATGGGTCAAAGCAGTGCCCTATGATATGCCGATTGTTGGGGCAGAGGGCGGCACGATCAACACGCTCAGACTCTGGGAGGCGGAACCGTCCGACCGGCCGCTGCCGTATGGGCTCGGGTATTTGGTGAATGAACTTGAGACGGCTAAAATATCCGACCGTCTTTATCCGGATGACGCACTCGATAGCGGAAAGCTGCTGCGTTTAAAACAGCAATACTTTTTGTGCAGCGCTTCTATCCGCACCATCCTTTCGACGCGTAATTTCGCTATCGAAGAATTGCCTGAAAAAGTAGCGATTCAAATCAATGATACACATCCCGCTTTATCCGTTCCGGAATTGATGCGGATATTGATGGATGACTACGAGTTGGATTGGGATACAGCTTGGTCGCTGACGACGCGGACCATTTCCTATACAAATCACACGATTTTGGAAGAAGCGATGGAAAAATGGGAAAGCCGCCTGCTGCGCCAGCTATTGCCACGCGTTTACGAGATCATTGAAGAAATCGACCGGCGCTTCAGGGCCGAATGGGAATCGAAGGAATTGGATGAACAGGCGATCCACAAACTGTCGATCATCGATGGAGGCGTCGTGAAAATGGCCGTCTTGGCCGTCGTCGGCAGTTATAAAGTGAACGGTGTAGCAAAACTTCACACAGAAATCCTCAAGAAACGCGAAATGAAAGAACTGAATGAATACTTTCCGCATAAATTCCACAATAAAACCAACGGCATCACGCATCGCCGCTGGCTGCTTGCGGCAAATCCGGAATTGTCCTCACTCATAACCGAAAACATCGGCCCTGATTGGATCCAACGGCCCGAACAATTGAGTGAACTTGGCTACCTGGCGAACAGCCGACCTTTCCTGGAATCTTTCCAGGCCATCAAAAGGCTGAAAAAAGAGCATTTGATCCACCACCTCGAAAGAGAGCACAATACCATCGTTGATCCCGATTCGATTTTTGATATCCACATCAAACGAATCCACGGCTACAAGCGCCAGCTGATGAATATTTTGCATGTCCAGCAATTATACAAGCGCATTAAAAGCGATCCGAATTATCGGCCGTATCCAAGGACCTTCCTGTTCGGCGGGAAATCCGCCCCGAGCTATCATTTTGCCAAACAAGTCATCAAGTTGATCAATACGGTAGCCGAACGCGTCAATAATGATCCTGTCGCCAGGCGCCATCTGCACGTAGTTTTTGTGGAGGATTATAACGTCAGCCACGCAGAGTTCCTGATTCCGGCAGCAGACATCAGTGAACAGATCTCTACGGCTTCCAAAGAAGCATCAGGCACGGGCAATATGAAATTCATGATGAACGGCGCGTTGACCCTCGGGACCTATGATGGAGCGAACGTCGAGATCTTCGATGCAGTCGGCGAACAAAACGCTTTCGTCTTCGGCATGAGTTCAGAAGAAGTCATGCGTTTTGAGCATGACAAGAGCTATAATCCAAAAGACATTATCGACCAAGACCCATCTATCCGTGAAGCCATTGAAGAATTGGCGCGTGGAGAATGGTCGGATGGCCCTCATAATTCCGATTTCATCGTGCGCCAATTAACAGAACACGGAGACCCGTTTTTCGTCCTGAAGGACTTAGCAGATTATGCAAAGACGCATGACCGTGTGCTCGATGCATACGAGCATCCTGTCGAATGGGCGAGCATGTGCGTAAGGAACATCGCTGCTTCCGGCATTTTCTCAAGCGACCGGACGATCCAGCAGTATTCCGAAGAAGTATGGGGATTGTCGAAAGTTCCGACTAACTGA
- a CDS encoding SDR family oxidoreductase, with protein sequence MAQASFDNTDLADYKASGALEGKVAIVTGASSGIGQAVAIAYAKEGARVVIGYLDDEEGAEKTLDIIESYGGEARALGGDLGKSENCDALVNFALAEFGALDIVVNNAGFQYPQTSPLDISDEQMLKTFEIKAFAMFYLVRAALPHLKKGSRIINTASINAYRGHSDLIDYSGANGAMVAMTRSLARRLVREEIAVNGIAPGPIWTPLITKTFGDLNPDVASDFGEDVPAGRPGQPYELVKAYVFLADPQNSYMTGQFLHMNGGDYMST encoded by the coding sequence ATGGCACAAGCAAGTTTCGATAATACCGATCTGGCTGATTACAAAGCGAGTGGCGCGTTGGAAGGGAAAGTGGCGATTGTCACCGGTGCCAGCAGTGGCATCGGTCAAGCAGTCGCGATCGCCTATGCAAAAGAAGGGGCGCGTGTGGTCATTGGCTACCTCGATGATGAAGAAGGCGCCGAGAAGACCTTGGACATCATCGAATCCTATGGTGGCGAAGCACGTGCTTTAGGCGGAGACCTTGGAAAATCCGAAAATTGCGATGCGCTCGTGAACTTTGCGCTTGCAGAGTTCGGCGCGTTGGATATCGTCGTCAATAACGCCGGATTCCAATACCCGCAAACTTCGCCGCTCGATATCAGCGATGAGCAAATGCTGAAAACCTTCGAGATCAAGGCGTTTGCGATGTTTTACTTGGTGCGCGCGGCATTGCCTCATTTGAAAAAAGGATCACGCATCATCAATACCGCTTCCATCAATGCTTACCGGGGCCATTCGGATCTCATCGATTATTCGGGAGCGAACGGAGCGATGGTCGCGATGACCCGTTCCTTGGCAAGACGGCTCGTCCGCGAGGAAATTGCGGTCAACGGCATCGCGCCGGGCCCGATTTGGACACCGCTCATCACGAAGACTTTCGGGGATTTGAATCCGGATGTCGCATCCGATTTCGGCGAAGATGTGCCGGCGGGGCGTCCTGGGCAGCCTTACGAACTCGTGAAAGCTTATGTGTTCTTGGCAGATCCGCAAAATTCCTATATGACCGGGCAATTTTTGCATATGAATGGTGGCGACTATATGTCGACATGA
- a CDS encoding MBL fold metallo-hydrolase, producing MKKLMWLAVLLLGLAGCVPLGEPANPKPAEPGQQAAQEQSGGLVVHYIDVGQGSAAYLEWDGYSMLIDAGDWNASDVLMYLDKLEVEKIDIAVGTHPDADHIGQLARVLETYEVGEVWMSGNPSSSNTFIRTLEAVDEAGIPYEEPRRGDEYEIGSLAIEVLHPKELSGDTNGDSLSFRISYGETAFIFTGDADIQAEQEMVAGNLPLGADILLMGHHGSNTSTGLDFLQAVGPDVAIYSAGLDNPYGHPYAEVLASVENEGAEVYGTDVNGTIIVETDGQEYSVETEREGVAKEGSNRCVDINGASSAELTELTGIGQALAEAIIDERPFETLDDLTRVSGIGEGKLAGLKEQGLACVGE from the coding sequence ATGAAAAAGCTAATGTGGCTTGCCGTTTTACTGCTGGGGTTGGCGGGTTGCGTCCCGCTCGGTGAACCGGCTAACCCGAAACCGGCGGAACCGGGGCAACAAGCCGCGCAGGAACAATCAGGCGGGCTTGTTGTTCATTACATCGATGTCGGCCAAGGGTCCGCCGCCTATCTGGAATGGGACGGCTATTCGATGCTGATCGATGCCGGCGATTGGAACGCCAGTGATGTGCTGATGTATCTGGACAAACTGGAAGTCGAAAAAATCGATATCGCGGTCGGGACCCATCCGGATGCCGACCATATCGGCCAATTGGCGCGCGTCCTTGAGACTTATGAAGTCGGGGAAGTGTGGATGTCAGGAAACCCGAGTTCCTCCAATACATTTATCCGGACGCTCGAAGCGGTCGATGAAGCCGGAATTCCATATGAAGAACCACGGCGCGGGGACGAATACGAGATCGGCTCGCTGGCAATCGAAGTGCTTCATCCGAAAGAATTAAGCGGAGACACAAATGGCGATTCGCTGTCATTTCGCATCAGTTACGGGGAAACAGCATTCATCTTTACAGGCGATGCCGACATCCAGGCAGAACAGGAAATGGTTGCGGGCAACTTGCCGCTGGGAGCGGATATTTTGCTGATGGGCCATCACGGCTCTAATACCTCCACAGGCTTGGACTTTTTGCAGGCAGTCGGGCCCGACGTGGCGATTTACAGTGCCGGTCTTGATAACCCTTACGGCCATCCTTATGCGGAAGTGCTGGCGTCTGTAGAAAACGAAGGCGCGGAAGTATATGGCACTGACGTCAATGGCACAATCATTGTCGAGACGGACGGCCAGGAATATAGCGTCGAAACGGAACGGGAAGGCGTCGCGAAAGAAGGCAGCAACCGCTGTGTGGACATCAACGGAGCCTCATCTGCGGAGCTGACGGAGTTGACAGGAATTGGCCAAGCATTGGCGGAAGCGATCATCGACGAGCGCCCATTTGAAACGCTCGATGACTTGACGCGTGTCAGCGGCATCGGCGAGGGAAAACTTGCCGGATTGAAAGAGCAAGGATTAGCTTGTGTGGGGGAGTGA
- a CDS encoding DUF3006 domain-containing protein encodes MRGVLDRFEDGGVAVIIAEQAGREFHVPLRYLPEGSRQGMWFTLSIEDGRVVDIEADLRQANERMDKAEELLARLRSKNTGSRFKRK; translated from the coding sequence ATGAGAGGGGTATTGGATCGTTTTGAAGACGGCGGCGTGGCCGTCATCATCGCAGAACAAGCCGGGCGTGAATTCCACGTGCCGCTGCGCTATTTGCCGGAAGGCAGCAGGCAGGGCATGTGGTTCACGCTGAGTATCGAAGACGGCCGTGTCGTGGATATCGAAGCAGATCTCAGGCAGGCGAATGAGCGCATGGATAAAGCTGAAGAGCTGCTGGCGCGTTTGCGCAGCAAAAACACAGGCAGCCGTTTTAAGCGAAAATGA
- a CDS encoding DUF3219 family protein: MSEIIQLNGRRIETDQLELRSLADGRRQISCDFKVTSDAYHDIAVLLYEMNFRVALPAKDQEFDAVISNYFTDTTNLYKGNEVADYHLELTELAST, encoded by the coding sequence ATGAGCGAAATCATTCAATTGAACGGCCGCCGAATCGAAACAGATCAGCTTGAGCTTCGCAGCTTAGCGGACGGCCGCAGACAGATCTCGTGTGACTTCAAAGTGACAAGCGATGCCTACCATGACATTGCCGTACTATTATATGAAATGAATTTCCGCGTCGCTTTGCCGGCTAAAGACCAGGAATTCGACGCTGTCATTTCCAATTACTTCACCGATACGACCAATCTCTATAAAGGCAATGAAGTAGCGGACTATCACCTGGAACTGACCGAACTCGCATCCACTTAA
- a CDS encoding general stress protein → MVIKLSVENAVQAKAEIEKLETQGFTHDDIYIFAHDPKRTKDITKALDTESVGMKEQGFLDSMKNMTSSRGDELRAKLEAAGLTKQEAEEYEEVLDTGKLVIVANKDH, encoded by the coding sequence TTGGTAATTAAACTATCAGTTGAAAACGCAGTACAAGCAAAAGCAGAAATTGAAAAGCTTGAAACACAAGGATTCACGCATGACGACATCTATATTTTCGCCCATGACCCGAAACGCACGAAAGACATCACGAAAGCACTTGATACAGAATCAGTCGGCATGAAAGAACAAGGCTTCCTCGACAGCATGAAAAACATGACTTCTTCACGCGGCGATGAATTACGCGCGAAATTGGAAGCAGCCGGCCTCACAAAACAAGAAGCTGAAGAGTACGAAGAAGTACTCGACACGGGCAAATTGGTCATTGTAGCCAATAAAGACCATTAA